The following are from one region of the Bos mutus isolate GX-2022 chromosome 18, NWIPB_WYAK_1.1, whole genome shotgun sequence genome:
- the HSF4 gene encoding heat shock factor protein 4 isoform X3, producing the protein MQEAPAALPTEPGPSPVPAFLGKLWALVGDPGTDHLIRWSPSGTSFLVSDQSRFAKEVLPQYFKHSNMASFVRQLNMYGFRKVVSIEQGGLLRPERDHVEFQHPSFVRGREQLLERVRRKVPALRSDDGRWRPEDLGRLLGEVQAFRGVQESTEARLRELRQQNEILWREVVTLRQSHGQQHRVIGKLIQCLFGPLQAGSGSAGAKRKLSLMLDEGCPSPAKFNTCPLPGALLQDPYFIQSPLPETTLGLSSPHRARGPIISDLPEDSPSPEGTRLSPSSGGRREKGLALLKEEPASPGGEGEAGLALAPNECDFCVTAPPPLPVAVVQAILEGKGSFSPEGPRNAQQPEPRGPREVPDRGPLDLERGGRSPDSLLPPMLLRAPPESVEPAGPLDVLGPSLQGREWTLMDLDMELSLPQLPSPAASWGSLLQLQPLVPEKGETELAVKGLNSPGPEGKASEALLPRRKEMTISPC; encoded by the exons ATGCAGGAAGCGCCGGCCGCGCTGCCCACGGAGCCGGGCCCCAGCCCAGTGCCTGCCTTCCTCGGCAAGCTATGGGCGCTGGTGGGCGACCCGGGCACCGACCACCTGATCCGCTGGAGCCCG AGCGGCACCAGCTTCCTCGTGAGCGACCAGAGCCGCTTCGCCAAGGAGGTGCTGCCCCAATACTTCAAGCACAGCAACATGGCAAGCTTCGTGCGGCAACTCAATATGT ACGGTTTTCGGAAGGTGGTGAGCATCGAGCAGGGTGGCCTGCTGAGACCCGAACGGGATCACGTCGAGTTCCAGCATCCGAGCTTCGTACGCGGCCGAGAGCAACTGCTGGAACGCGTGCGCCGCAAG GTGCCCGCGCTGCGCAGCGACGACGGCCGCTGGCGCCCCGAGGACCTGGGCCGGCTGCTGGGCGAGGTGCAGGCTTTTCGGGGAGTGCAGGAGAGCACCGAGGCGCGGCTGCGGGAACTCAGGCA GCAGAACGAGATCCTGTGGAGGGAGGTGGTCACCCTGCGGCAGAGCCACGGTCAACAGCATCGGGTCATCGGCAAG CTGATCCAGTGCCTCTTTGGGCCACTTCAGGCTGGGTCTGGCAGCGCAGGAGCTAAGAGGAAGCT GTCGCTGATGCTGGATGAGGGGTGCCCATCGCCAGCCAAATTCAACACCTGCCCCTTACCTGGTGCCCTCCTGCAGGACCCCTACTTTATCCAGTCG CCCCTCCCGGAGACCACGCTGGGCCTCAGCAGCCCTCACAGGGCCAGGGGCCCCATCATCTCCGACCTCCCGGAAGACTCTCCTTCCCCTGAAGGAACCAGGCTTTCCCCCTCCAGTGGTGGTAGGAG ggagaagggcctggcaCTGCTCAAAGAAGAGCCAGCCAGCCCAGGGGGGGAAGGCGAGGCCGGGCTGGCCCTGGCCCCAAACGAGTGTGACTTCTGCGTGACAGCACCCCCACCGCTGCCTGTGGCTGTGGTGCAGGCCAtcctggaggggaaggggagctTCAGCCCTGAGGGGCCCAGGAATGCCCAACAGCCTGAACCAAGAGGCCCCAGGGAGGTTCCCGACAG GGGCCCTCTGGACCTGGAGAGGGGAGGCCGGAGCCCAGACAGTCTGCTGCCTCCAATGCTGCTTCGGGCCCCCCCTGAAAGTGTGGAGCCCGCAGGGCCGCTGGAT GTGCTGGGCCCCAGCCTCCAAGGGCGGGAATGGACTCTGATGGACTTAGACATGGAGCTGTCCCTG CCCCAGCTCCCTTCCCCAGCTGCTTCCTGGGGTTCTCTTCTGCAGTTGCAGCCCTTGGTTCCAGAGAAGGGTGAGACCGAGCTGGCGGTTAAGGGGTTAAATTCTCCAGGCCCAG AGGGCAAGGCGAGTGAAGCTCTCCTTCCCCGAAGAAAGGAGATGACCATCTCTCCCTGCTGA
- the HSF4 gene encoding heat shock factor protein 4 isoform X4, which translates to MQEAPAALPTEPGPSPVPAFLGKLWALVGDPGTDHLIRWSPSGTSFLVSDQSRFAKEVLPQYFKHSNMASFVRQLNMYGFRKVVSIEQGGLLRPERDHVEFQHPSFVRGREQLLERVRRKVPALRSDDGRWRPEDLGRLLGEVQAFRGVQESTEARLRELRQQNEILWREVVTLRQSHGQQHRVIGKLIQCLFGPLQAGSGSAGAKRKLSLMLDEGCPSPAKFNTCPLPGALLQDPYFIQSPLPETTLGLSSPHRARGPIISDLPEDSPSPEGTRLSPSSGGRREKGLALLKEEPASPGGEGEAGLALAPNECDFCVTAPPPLPVAVVQAILEGKGSFSPEGPRNAQQPEPRGPREVPDRGPLDLERGGRSPDSLLPPMLLRAPPESVEPAGPLDVLGPSLQGREWTLMDLDMELSLLQPLVPEKGETELAVKGLNSPGPEGKASEALLPRRKEMTISPC; encoded by the exons ATGCAGGAAGCGCCGGCCGCGCTGCCCACGGAGCCGGGCCCCAGCCCAGTGCCTGCCTTCCTCGGCAAGCTATGGGCGCTGGTGGGCGACCCGGGCACCGACCACCTGATCCGCTGGAGCCCG AGCGGCACCAGCTTCCTCGTGAGCGACCAGAGCCGCTTCGCCAAGGAGGTGCTGCCCCAATACTTCAAGCACAGCAACATGGCAAGCTTCGTGCGGCAACTCAATATGT ACGGTTTTCGGAAGGTGGTGAGCATCGAGCAGGGTGGCCTGCTGAGACCCGAACGGGATCACGTCGAGTTCCAGCATCCGAGCTTCGTACGCGGCCGAGAGCAACTGCTGGAACGCGTGCGCCGCAAG GTGCCCGCGCTGCGCAGCGACGACGGCCGCTGGCGCCCCGAGGACCTGGGCCGGCTGCTGGGCGAGGTGCAGGCTTTTCGGGGAGTGCAGGAGAGCACCGAGGCGCGGCTGCGGGAACTCAGGCA GCAGAACGAGATCCTGTGGAGGGAGGTGGTCACCCTGCGGCAGAGCCACGGTCAACAGCATCGGGTCATCGGCAAG CTGATCCAGTGCCTCTTTGGGCCACTTCAGGCTGGGTCTGGCAGCGCAGGAGCTAAGAGGAAGCT GTCGCTGATGCTGGATGAGGGGTGCCCATCGCCAGCCAAATTCAACACCTGCCCCTTACCTGGTGCCCTCCTGCAGGACCCCTACTTTATCCAGTCG CCCCTCCCGGAGACCACGCTGGGCCTCAGCAGCCCTCACAGGGCCAGGGGCCCCATCATCTCCGACCTCCCGGAAGACTCTCCTTCCCCTGAAGGAACCAGGCTTTCCCCCTCCAGTGGTGGTAGGAG ggagaagggcctggcaCTGCTCAAAGAAGAGCCAGCCAGCCCAGGGGGGGAAGGCGAGGCCGGGCTGGCCCTGGCCCCAAACGAGTGTGACTTCTGCGTGACAGCACCCCCACCGCTGCCTGTGGCTGTGGTGCAGGCCAtcctggaggggaaggggagctTCAGCCCTGAGGGGCCCAGGAATGCCCAACAGCCTGAACCAAGAGGCCCCAGGGAGGTTCCCGACAG GGGCCCTCTGGACCTGGAGAGGGGAGGCCGGAGCCCAGACAGTCTGCTGCCTCCAATGCTGCTTCGGGCCCCCCCTGAAAGTGTGGAGCCCGCAGGGCCGCTGGAT GTGCTGGGCCCCAGCCTCCAAGGGCGGGAATGGACTCTGATGGACTTAGACATGGAGCTGTCCCTG TTGCAGCCCTTGGTTCCAGAGAAGGGTGAGACCGAGCTGGCGGTTAAGGGGTTAAATTCTCCAGGCCCAG AGGGCAAGGCGAGTGAAGCTCTCCTTCCCCGAAGAAAGGAGATGACCATCTCTCCCTGCTGA